A window of the Salarias fasciatus chromosome 7, fSalaFa1.1, whole genome shotgun sequence genome harbors these coding sequences:
- the LOC115392518 gene encoding guanine nucleotide-binding protein G(i) subunit alpha-1, whose protein sequence is MGCTLSTDDKAAQERSKMIDRNLRDDGEKAAREVKLLLLGAGESGKSTIVKQMKIIHEAGYSEEECKQYKAVVYSNTIQSIIAIIRAMGRLKIDFDDPARADDARQLFVLAGSAEEGFMTGELAGVIQRLWKDGGVQACFSRSREYQLNDSAAYYLNDLDRISHAAYVPTQQDVLRTRVKTTGIVETHFTFKDLHFKMFDVGGQRSERKKWIHCFEGVTAIIFCVALSDYDLVLAEDEEMNRMHESMKLFDSICNNKWFTDTSIILFLNKKDLFEEKIKKSPLTICYPEYAGSNTYEEAAAYIQCQFEDLNKRKDTKEIYTHFTCATDTKNVQFVFDAVTDVIIKNNLKDCGLF, encoded by the exons atggggTGTACTCTGAGCACGGACGACAAGGCGGCGCAGGAGCGGAGCAAGATGATCGACAGGAATCTGCGGGACGACGGAGAGAAGGCAGCCCGGGAggtcaagctgctgctgctgg GTGCTGGAGAATCTGGGAAAAGTACCATTGTTAAACAGATGAA GATCATCCATGAAGCAGGATACTCAGAGGAGGAGTGTAAGCAGTACAAGGCCGTCGTCTACAGCAACACCATCCAGTCCATCATTGCCATCATCAGAGCCATGGGCCGCCTCAAGATTGACTTTGACGATCCAGCCAGAGCT GACGACGCGCGGCAGCTGTTCGTCCTGGCCGGTTCGGCAGAAGAGGGATTCATGACGGGAGAGCTTGCCGGGGTCATTCAGCGGCTGTGGAAAGACGGAGGAGTTCAGGCCTGCTTCAGCCGCTCTCGAGAGTACCAGCTCAACGACTCGGCTGCATA TTACCTGAACGACCTGGACAGGATATCCCACGCTGCTTATGTCCCCACTCAGCAGGATGTGCTGAGGACCAGAGTGAAAACCACCGGTATTGTTGAGACACACTTCACTTTCAAAGACCTGCACTTCAA GATGTTTGATGTCGGCggacagaggtcagagaggaagaagtggaTCCATTGTTTCGAGGGAGTCACCGCCATCATCTTCTGCGTGGCCCTGAGCGACTACGACCTGGTGCTGGCCGAGGACGAAGAGATG AATCGAATGCATGAGAGCATGAAGCTTTTCGACTCCATCTGCAACAACAAGTGGTTCACagacacctccatcatcctcttcctcaacAAGAAGGATCTGTTTGAGGAGAAGATCAAGAAGAGCCCCCTCACCATCTGCTACCCAGAATACGCAG gctcaAACACCTACGAGGAGGCAGCGGCTTACATTCAGTGCCAGTTTGAGGACCTGAACAAGAGGAAGGACACCAAGGAGATCTACACCCATTTCACCTGTGCCACCGACACCAAGAACGTGCAGTTTGTGTTCGACGCCGTCACCGACGTCATCATCAAGAACAACCTGAAGGACTGTGGCCTCTTCTAA